A part of Solea solea chromosome 8, fSolSol10.1, whole genome shotgun sequence genomic DNA contains:
- the hmgcra gene encoding 3-hydroxy-3-methylglutaryl-CoA reductase a isoform X1, which yields MLTRLFRMHGLLVASHPWEVIVGTVTLTICMMSMNMFTGNDQICGWNFDCPKTEEQILSSDIIILTITRCIAIVYIYFQFQNLRQLGSKYILGIAGLFTIFSSFVFSTVVIHFLDKELTGLNEALPFFLLLIDLSKASSLAKFALSSSCQDEVRDNIARGMAVLGPTFTLDALVECLVIGVGTMSGVRQLEIMCCFGCMSVLANYFVFMTFFPACVSLVLELSRESQEGHPIWQLSHFSGVMEEDNKPNPVTQRVKMIMSLGLVMVHAHSRWIAEPLSMNSTEGIPQVGMELDQFSPRRIEPEKPLWHFYVTRMITMDVEQVICLALALLLAIKYIFFEQVEIESTLSLKNPVTMSPPALTQRRPAESCYRREPAAAPCLQPAHIAAVPTTVNKTEKDEVIRPLSPSATDPEPKSKFIVGGDEEELKCEAAETILPPEPRGLEQCVDILRNPELGPRFLSDAEVMLLVNSKHIPAYKLEAMMEKPERGVAIRRQMISAKLPSPTALSTLPYTDYDYSKVMGTCCENVIGYMPVPVGVAGPLHLDGKQFQVPMATTEGCLVASTNRGCRAIALGGGASSRILADSMTRGPVARMPSACQAAEVKEWLESADGFQEVKEVFDSTSRFARLQKLMVCVAGRNLYIRFHSKTGDAMGMNMISKGTELALSKLQQHFPELQVVAISGNYCTDKKPAAINWIEGRGKSAVCEATIPAKVVREVLKTTTEAMVEVNISKNLVGSAMAGSIGGNNAHAANLVAAIFIACGQDPAQSVGSSNCITLMEASGPTREDLYICCTMPSIELGTVGGGTNLPPQQACLQMLGVLGACHDSPGENARQLARVVCATVLAGELSLMAALAAGHLVKSHMTHNRSKVNLQETPGTCSRKAS from the exons ATGCTGACCCGCCTCTTCCGTATGCATGGCCTCCTGGTGGCCTCACACCCCTGGGAGGTGATAGTGGGCACCGTCACCCTCACTATCTGCATGATGTCCATGAACATGTTTACCGGCAATGACCAGATCTGTGGCTGGAACTTTGACTGCCCCAAAACAGAGGAG CAGATTCTaagcagtgacatcatcatcctgaCAATCACCCGTTGCATCGCCATCGTCTACATTTACTTCCAGTTCCAGAACCTGAGACAACTTGGATCCAAATATATTTTAG GCATCGCTGGTCTTTTCACCATATTCTCCAGCTTCGTATTCAGCACAGTCGTCATTCACTTCCTCGACAAAGAGCTCACAGGCCTTAA TGAGGCTTTGCCTTTTTTCCTGCTTCTCATCGACCTGTCCAAAGCATCTTCTCTTGCCAAGTTCGCCTTGAGTTCCAGTTGTCAG GATGAAGTGAGAGACAACATCGCTCGCGGTATGGCGGTCCTGGGACCCACCTTCACTCTAGACGCCCTGGTAGAATGCTTAGTGATCGGCGTGGGAACCATGTCAG GCGTGCGGCAGTTGGAAATCATGTGCTGCTTCGGCTGCATGTCTGTCTTGGCCAACTACTTTGTGTTCATGACTTTCTTCCCAGCGTGTGTCTCACTGGTGCTGGAG CTGTCCCGTGAGAGTCAGGAGGGCCATCCTATCTGGCAGCTGAGTCACTTCTCTGGAGTCATGGAGGAGGACAACAAACCCAACCCTGTCACGCAGAGAGTCAAAATGATCATG tctcTGGGCCTGGTGATGGTCCATGCCCACAGCCGATGGATCGCCGAGCCCCTGTCCATGAACTCCACGGAGGGAATCCCTCAGGTTGGCATGGAGCTGGACCAGTTCTCACCCAGGAGAATCGAGCCAGAAAAACCACTTTGGCACTTCTACGTCACCAG GATGATAACGATGGACGTAGAGCAGGTGATCTgtctggctctggctctgctGCTCGCGATCAAGTACATCTTCTTCGAGCAGGTCGAGATAGAGTCCACCCTGTCTCTGAAGAACCCCGTCACCATGTCTCCCCCGGCCCTCACCCAGAGGCGGCCCGCTGAATCCTGCTACAGGCGGGAGCCGGCAGCTGCTCCATGCCTCCAACCCGCTCACATCGCTGCTGTCCCAACAACTGTCAACAAGACagagaaag ATGAGGTTATCCGGCCCCTGTCACCCTCAGCCACTGATCCCGAGCCAAAGAGCAAATTCATTGTGGGTGGTGACGAGGAGGAGCTCAAGTGTGAAGCTGCGGAGACGATCCTCCCACCAGAGCCCAGAGGCCTCGAGCAATGTGTGGACATCCTCAGAAATCCTGAG CTCGGGCCTCGTTTCCTGAGTGACGCTGAGGTGATGCTGCTGGTGAACTCCAAACACATCCCCGCCTACAAACTGGAGGCCATGATGGAGAAGCCGGAGAGGGGAGTGGCCATACGAAGACAGATGATATCAGCAAAGCTTCCCTCTCCCACTGCTCTCTCCACCCTGCCGTACACAGACTACGACTACTCCAAG GTTATGGGTACTTGCTGTGAGAACGTGATTGGCTACATGCCTGTACCAGTGGGCGTGGCCGGACCACTGCATCTGGATGGGAAGCAGTTCCAGGTTCCCATGGCAACTACAGAGGGCTGCTTGGTTGCCAGCACCAACCGAGGCTGTCGAGCAATTGCT CTTGGAGGCGGAGCCAGCAGCCGTATCCTGGCTGACAGCATGACTCGAGGGCCTGTGGCGAGGATGCCGTCCGCGTGCCAGGCCGCCGAGGTAAAGGAGTGGCTGGAGAGCGCAGACGGTTTCcaggaggtgaaggaggtgTTTGACAGCACCAGCAG GTTTGCTCGGCTTCAGAAGCTCATGGTTTGTGTGGCTGGCAGAAATCTATACATTCGATTTCATTCCAAGACTGGAGATGCTATGGGGATGAACATGATCTCCAAG GGAACAGAGCTGGCTCTGAGCAAACTGCAGCAGCACTTCCCAGAGCTGCAGGTGGTGGCAATCAGTGGGAACTACTGCACTGACAAGAAACCTGCTGCCATCAACTGGATCGAAGGCAGAGGAAAGTCTGCTGTCTGTGAAGCAACCATCCCTGCTAAAGTCGTCAGAGAG GTTCTGAAAACGACCACAGAAGCGATGGTGGAGGTGAACATCAGTAAGAACCTGGTGGGCTCGGCCATGGCGGGAAGCATCGGTGGAAATAACGCTCACGCAGCCAACCTGGTCGCTGCCATCTTCATCGCCTGTGGACAG gACCCTGCTCAGTCAGTAGGCAGCAGTAACTGCATCACCTTAATGGAGGCGTCAGGGCCGACACGGGAGGACCTGTACATCTGCTGCACCATGCCTTCCATAGAGCTTGGCACTGTAGGAGGAGGCACCAACCTGCCCCCCCAGCAAGCTTGcctgcag atgctgGGCGTGCTGGGGGCGTGTCATGACTCTCCCGGGGAGAATGCGCGGCAGCTGGCCAGGGTTGTGTGTGCCACCGTGTTGGCTGGAGAGCTCTCGCTCATGGCTGCTCTGGCTGCTGGACACCTGGTCaagagtcacatgacacacaacaG GTCAAAGGTGAATCTACAGGAAACCCCAGGAACATGCAGCAGAAAAGCCTCCTGA
- the hmgcra gene encoding 3-hydroxy-3-methylglutaryl-CoA reductase a isoform X2 — translation MLTRLFRMHGLLVASHPWEVIVGTVTLTICMMSMNMFTGNDQICGWNFDCPKTEEILSSDIIILTITRCIAIVYIYFQFQNLRQLGSKYILGIAGLFTIFSSFVFSTVVIHFLDKELTGLNEALPFFLLLIDLSKASSLAKFALSSSCQDEVRDNIARGMAVLGPTFTLDALVECLVIGVGTMSGVRQLEIMCCFGCMSVLANYFVFMTFFPACVSLVLELSRESQEGHPIWQLSHFSGVMEEDNKPNPVTQRVKMIMSLGLVMVHAHSRWIAEPLSMNSTEGIPQVGMELDQFSPRRIEPEKPLWHFYVTRMITMDVEQVICLALALLLAIKYIFFEQVEIESTLSLKNPVTMSPPALTQRRPAESCYRREPAAAPCLQPAHIAAVPTTVNKTEKDEVIRPLSPSATDPEPKSKFIVGGDEEELKCEAAETILPPEPRGLEQCVDILRNPELGPRFLSDAEVMLLVNSKHIPAYKLEAMMEKPERGVAIRRQMISAKLPSPTALSTLPYTDYDYSKVMGTCCENVIGYMPVPVGVAGPLHLDGKQFQVPMATTEGCLVASTNRGCRAIALGGGASSRILADSMTRGPVARMPSACQAAEVKEWLESADGFQEVKEVFDSTSRFARLQKLMVCVAGRNLYIRFHSKTGDAMGMNMISKGTELALSKLQQHFPELQVVAISGNYCTDKKPAAINWIEGRGKSAVCEATIPAKVVREVLKTTTEAMVEVNISKNLVGSAMAGSIGGNNAHAANLVAAIFIACGQDPAQSVGSSNCITLMEASGPTREDLYICCTMPSIELGTVGGGTNLPPQQACLQMLGVLGACHDSPGENARQLARVVCATVLAGELSLMAALAAGHLVKSHMTHNRSKVNLQETPGTCSRKAS, via the exons ATGCTGACCCGCCTCTTCCGTATGCATGGCCTCCTGGTGGCCTCACACCCCTGGGAGGTGATAGTGGGCACCGTCACCCTCACTATCTGCATGATGTCCATGAACATGTTTACCGGCAATGACCAGATCTGTGGCTGGAACTTTGACTGCCCCAAAACAGAGGAG ATTCTaagcagtgacatcatcatcctgaCAATCACCCGTTGCATCGCCATCGTCTACATTTACTTCCAGTTCCAGAACCTGAGACAACTTGGATCCAAATATATTTTAG GCATCGCTGGTCTTTTCACCATATTCTCCAGCTTCGTATTCAGCACAGTCGTCATTCACTTCCTCGACAAAGAGCTCACAGGCCTTAA TGAGGCTTTGCCTTTTTTCCTGCTTCTCATCGACCTGTCCAAAGCATCTTCTCTTGCCAAGTTCGCCTTGAGTTCCAGTTGTCAG GATGAAGTGAGAGACAACATCGCTCGCGGTATGGCGGTCCTGGGACCCACCTTCACTCTAGACGCCCTGGTAGAATGCTTAGTGATCGGCGTGGGAACCATGTCAG GCGTGCGGCAGTTGGAAATCATGTGCTGCTTCGGCTGCATGTCTGTCTTGGCCAACTACTTTGTGTTCATGACTTTCTTCCCAGCGTGTGTCTCACTGGTGCTGGAG CTGTCCCGTGAGAGTCAGGAGGGCCATCCTATCTGGCAGCTGAGTCACTTCTCTGGAGTCATGGAGGAGGACAACAAACCCAACCCTGTCACGCAGAGAGTCAAAATGATCATG tctcTGGGCCTGGTGATGGTCCATGCCCACAGCCGATGGATCGCCGAGCCCCTGTCCATGAACTCCACGGAGGGAATCCCTCAGGTTGGCATGGAGCTGGACCAGTTCTCACCCAGGAGAATCGAGCCAGAAAAACCACTTTGGCACTTCTACGTCACCAG GATGATAACGATGGACGTAGAGCAGGTGATCTgtctggctctggctctgctGCTCGCGATCAAGTACATCTTCTTCGAGCAGGTCGAGATAGAGTCCACCCTGTCTCTGAAGAACCCCGTCACCATGTCTCCCCCGGCCCTCACCCAGAGGCGGCCCGCTGAATCCTGCTACAGGCGGGAGCCGGCAGCTGCTCCATGCCTCCAACCCGCTCACATCGCTGCTGTCCCAACAACTGTCAACAAGACagagaaag ATGAGGTTATCCGGCCCCTGTCACCCTCAGCCACTGATCCCGAGCCAAAGAGCAAATTCATTGTGGGTGGTGACGAGGAGGAGCTCAAGTGTGAAGCTGCGGAGACGATCCTCCCACCAGAGCCCAGAGGCCTCGAGCAATGTGTGGACATCCTCAGAAATCCTGAG CTCGGGCCTCGTTTCCTGAGTGACGCTGAGGTGATGCTGCTGGTGAACTCCAAACACATCCCCGCCTACAAACTGGAGGCCATGATGGAGAAGCCGGAGAGGGGAGTGGCCATACGAAGACAGATGATATCAGCAAAGCTTCCCTCTCCCACTGCTCTCTCCACCCTGCCGTACACAGACTACGACTACTCCAAG GTTATGGGTACTTGCTGTGAGAACGTGATTGGCTACATGCCTGTACCAGTGGGCGTGGCCGGACCACTGCATCTGGATGGGAAGCAGTTCCAGGTTCCCATGGCAACTACAGAGGGCTGCTTGGTTGCCAGCACCAACCGAGGCTGTCGAGCAATTGCT CTTGGAGGCGGAGCCAGCAGCCGTATCCTGGCTGACAGCATGACTCGAGGGCCTGTGGCGAGGATGCCGTCCGCGTGCCAGGCCGCCGAGGTAAAGGAGTGGCTGGAGAGCGCAGACGGTTTCcaggaggtgaaggaggtgTTTGACAGCACCAGCAG GTTTGCTCGGCTTCAGAAGCTCATGGTTTGTGTGGCTGGCAGAAATCTATACATTCGATTTCATTCCAAGACTGGAGATGCTATGGGGATGAACATGATCTCCAAG GGAACAGAGCTGGCTCTGAGCAAACTGCAGCAGCACTTCCCAGAGCTGCAGGTGGTGGCAATCAGTGGGAACTACTGCACTGACAAGAAACCTGCTGCCATCAACTGGATCGAAGGCAGAGGAAAGTCTGCTGTCTGTGAAGCAACCATCCCTGCTAAAGTCGTCAGAGAG GTTCTGAAAACGACCACAGAAGCGATGGTGGAGGTGAACATCAGTAAGAACCTGGTGGGCTCGGCCATGGCGGGAAGCATCGGTGGAAATAACGCTCACGCAGCCAACCTGGTCGCTGCCATCTTCATCGCCTGTGGACAG gACCCTGCTCAGTCAGTAGGCAGCAGTAACTGCATCACCTTAATGGAGGCGTCAGGGCCGACACGGGAGGACCTGTACATCTGCTGCACCATGCCTTCCATAGAGCTTGGCACTGTAGGAGGAGGCACCAACCTGCCCCCCCAGCAAGCTTGcctgcag atgctgGGCGTGCTGGGGGCGTGTCATGACTCTCCCGGGGAGAATGCGCGGCAGCTGGCCAGGGTTGTGTGTGCCACCGTGTTGGCTGGAGAGCTCTCGCTCATGGCTGCTCTGGCTGCTGGACACCTGGTCaagagtcacatgacacacaacaG GTCAAAGGTGAATCTACAGGAAACCCCAGGAACATGCAGCAGAAAAGCCTCCTGA
- the fxn gene encoding frataxin, mitochondrial, with translation MVLLLLLFRKSACISAHVCRLASAQRLRSSCHQLRSLCHFYHGAFPLRRRASVCQHPETCCLVTSGSLKKSIHMSAVRLEKSTPVQMSELSEAVYEKLAEETLDALAEYFEDLADEAPPGADFDVVFSSGVLTVKVGGDHGTYVINKQTPNKQIWLSSPTSGPKRYHWTGEQWVYSHDGVSLHQLLSKEFSIIFNKNMDLSDLPYS, from the exons atggtgttgttgttgttgttattccgTAAATCTGCGTGTATTTCTGCACACGTGTGTCGCCTCGCCAGCGCGCAGAGACTCCGCAGCTCGTGTCACCAG CTCAGGAGCCTGTGTCACTTCTATCACGGAGCTTTTCCGCTGCGACGCCGGGCTTCTGTCTGCCAACACCCGGAAACA TGTTGTTTAGTAACCTCAGGTTCCCTGAAGAAAAGCATCCATATGAGCGCAGTCAGGCTGGAGAAATCCACTCCTGTGCAGATGAG TGAGCTCTCTGAAGCAGTGTATGAGAAACTGGCAGAGGAGACACTGGATGCTCTGGCTGAATACTTTGAAGACCTGGCTGATGAAGCTCCTCCTGGAGCCGACTTTGATGTCGTCTTCTCT AGCGGTGTGTTGACGGTGAAGGTGGGCGGAGACCACGGCACGTATGTCAtcaacaaacagacaccaaacaaacaaatctggcTTTCCTCTCCCACCAG TGGCCCAAAGCGTTACCACTGGACTGGTGAACAGTGGGTTTACAGCCACGACGGCGTCAGCCTCCACCAGCTGCTGTCCAAAGAGTTCTCCATCATcttcaataaaaacatggacCTCTCTGACCTGCCGTATTCCTGA